A stretch of Rhodoferax potami DNA encodes these proteins:
- a CDS encoding urease accessory protein UreF, with protein MLDSSLMQLMWLASPALPIGGFSYSECLEAAVDTARAATESEASVWLVDQLHMTLARSELPAVAQAIAAWRADDQPRIAELNAWVLQTRESAELRAQTEQMGKSLLEWLKNHTTATPAQIALLAAQEPTYPIAFALAASATQAPVRECLLAFAFGWAENMMQAAIKAVPLGQSAGQRILSALTAEIPSAVDYALSVSDDTRQAFSPMLAILSSQHEVQYSRLFRS; from the coding sequence ATGCTCGACAGCAGCCTGATGCAGCTCATGTGGCTGGCCTCCCCTGCCTTGCCGATTGGCGGATTTTCATACTCTGAATGCCTGGAAGCGGCCGTGGATACTGCGCGAGCCGCTACAGAAAGTGAAGCATCCGTCTGGCTGGTCGACCAACTGCACATGACGCTGGCCCGCTCGGAGCTGCCTGCGGTGGCCCAGGCCATTGCCGCCTGGCGCGCAGACGACCAGCCCCGCATTGCCGAGCTCAATGCCTGGGTGCTGCAAACCCGCGAGAGCGCAGAGCTGCGCGCGCAAACCGAGCAAATGGGCAAGAGCTTGCTGGAATGGTTGAAGAACCACACCACAGCCACGCCCGCACAAATCGCCCTGCTTGCAGCGCAGGAGCCCACCTACCCCATCGCGTTCGCGCTGGCCGCAAGCGCCACGCAAGCGCCTGTGCGCGAATGCCTGTTGGCCTTTGCCTTCGGCTGGGCCGAGAACATGATGCAGGCCGCCATCAAGGCCGTGCCGCTGGGCCAAAGTGCCGGGCAGCGCATCCTGTCCGCGCTGACCGCCGAGATTCCTTCCGCCGTTGATTACGCCCTGAGCGTGAGCGACGACACACGCCAAGCCTTCAGTCCCATGCTGGCCATTCTGAGCAGCCAGCATGAGGTGCAGTATTCAAGGCTTTTCCGCTCCTAG
- the ureG gene encoding urease accessory protein UreG, translated as MSALHHIANRTKTLPPLRVGIGGPVGSGKTTLLEMLCKAMRDQYDLVAITNDIYTKEDQRLLTVSGALSAERIMGVETGGCPHTAIREDCSINLEAIDRMLVDFPDADIVFVESGGDNLAATFSPELSDLTIYVIDVAAGEKIPRKGGPGITKSDLFVINKTDLAPHVGANLDVMRADTERMRNTPKGMKPFAMTNLKDLTGLKEVIAFIETKGMLKAG; from the coding sequence ATGTCCGCACTTCATCACATTGCCAACCGCACCAAGACCCTGCCGCCCCTGCGCGTGGGCATAGGCGGCCCTGTTGGCTCCGGCAAAACCACCCTGCTGGAAATGCTGTGCAAGGCCATGCGCGACCAGTACGACCTGGTCGCCATCACCAATGATATTTACACCAAGGAAGACCAGCGCCTGCTGACAGTGAGCGGCGCATTGAGTGCCGAGCGCATCATGGGCGTGGAAACCGGCGGCTGCCCGCACACCGCCATCCGCGAAGACTGCTCCATCAACTTGGAAGCCATTGACCGCATGCTGGTGGACTTTCCCGATGCCGACATCGTGTTTGTGGAAAGCGGTGGCGACAACCTGGCCGCCACCTTCAGCCCCGAACTGAGTGACCTGACCATCTACGTGATCGACGTGGCTGCTGGCGAAAAAATCCCCCGCAAAGGCGGCCCCGGCATCACCAAGAGCGACCTGTTCGTCATCAACAAAACCGACCTCGCCCCCCACGTAGGCGCCAACCTGGACGTGATGCGCGCCGACACCGAGCGCATGCGCAACACCCCCAAGGGCATGAAGCCCTTTGCGATGACCAACCTCAAAGACCTGACCGGCCTGAAAGAGGTGATTGCGTTCATCGAAACCAAAGGCATGCTCAAGGCCGGCTAG